The DNA window ATAATTGTCCGCGACTATTGCCTGACCCAGCGCCTTGTATAGATTTTCCAGATGTACCCTTACCTTACTTACGAGCTTCTGTGCGGTGCCTTTGTCAAGGTCGAAGCCGTGGGCACGGAAGTATTCGACAGCATTTTCAAGTGGCATGCAGTGGAGATAGCGTAGCTCGGCGAGTCCGGCTATGAAGGAAGATGTATACTGCGAGTTAAGCAGCGGTGTGGCGGGTGCGGAACCTTTGTATATTTTCTCGTCCTGCACGTATTTTCTGACCTTGTAGATAATTTTTTTGAAGCGCATCGGCTCCATGACGTAGCGCACGACATCGCACTCGCCGATAAACGTCGCCGCCTCGGGATTGAAGTCCGGACTGTCAGGCTCCACTATAATGGTCTCCACCTCACACTCCGGATGCGTCTTCCTTTTGGCGCCGTTGTTGGTACGTTTCTTCTCTGGCTTCTGCTGTCGAGTTTCGGATGTGGCAGGAGTCGTCACCGGTTTCTTCTGACGCTCCGACGGCGAGCCCTGCAGACGCTGCACTGCCTGACGCGCGGCTTTCTCTTTGCTCAGTTCCGCACTTTTGCCTTTCATAGCCTCCTCCATTGAGGCCATTTGCTTGCGCAGTTCATCTACAGTCGCCACAAGCTTCTCGTTGGTCGACTGCAGCTTTTCATTGGATAAAGTAAGCGAGCTGACAGAGGCCAACGCCTCGTCGAGCCGCCCTTGAAGGAACTCGATCTGACGTTGCAGAAACTCTATCAACTCGTTCTTTTTCATGGTGTAAAGTTACAAAAAATATCTGACATTTGCAACTTTCCACGCCATTTATTTATTTGATTAACAAATTATTAAGCCTTATTTTACGGCCATTCTGAAGCGATTTTCGACCATCACCTTCACAGGCGTGAGGCCCCTCATCAGCATATAGAAATCGTCCCATTGGAGCCTGCGCACGCCGTCATCGCCCTTTTTGAGCACCTCCCGGAAACGGCCTCGCGACAGTCTTTTTGTGTACATCAAAAATCCGTCGCCATCCCATTTCAACGCCTTCATGGTCTTGCGGTCCTTTGAG is part of the Duncaniella dubosii genome and encodes:
- the tnpB gene encoding IS66 family insertion sequence element accessory protein TnpB (TnpB, as the term is used for proteins encoded by IS66 family insertion elements, is considered an accessory protein, since TnpC, encoded by a neighboring gene, is a DDE family transposase.) — encoded protein: MWSLEADMRLWVCRQPVSMRYGIRGLAQMVWSWKGHSPASGDVYVFFSKDRKTMKALKWDGDGFLMYTKRLSRGRFREVLKKGDDGVRRLQWDDFYMLMRGLTPVKVMVENRFRMAVK